Proteins co-encoded in one Actinomycetota bacterium genomic window:
- a CDS encoding YajQ family cyclic di-GMP-binding protein — protein MAKDSSFDVVSQVDMQEVDNAFQQTLRELSQRFDLKDSGAKLELDKHGHAFTITAPSDFVLRQVLDVLNTKLVRREIDLTAVRWGANEPASGGAVRCVGAIVSGIDADTAKRIGKDIRDSKLKVKSQIEGDKLRVSAASKDELQAVIRLLREADYGLPLQFVNYR, from the coding sequence ATGGCCAAGGACAGCAGCTTCGACGTCGTCAGCCAGGTCGACATGCAGGAGGTCGACAACGCCTTCCAGCAGACCCTGCGCGAGCTGTCGCAGCGCTTCGACCTCAAGGACTCGGGCGCGAAGCTCGAGCTCGACAAGCACGGCCACGCCTTCACGATCACGGCGCCGAGCGACTTCGTCCTGCGCCAGGTGCTCGACGTGCTCAACACCAAGCTCGTCCGCCGCGAGATCGACCTCACCGCGGTGCGCTGGGGAGCCAACGAGCCCGCGTCCGGCGGCGCGGTGCGATGTGTCGGCGCCATCGTATCCGGCATCGACGCGGACACCGCCAAGCGCATCGGGAAGGACATCCGCGACAGCAAGCTCAAGGTGAAGTCGCAGATCGAGGGCGACAAGCTGCGCGTCTCGGCCGCGAGCAAGGACGAGTTGCAGGCCGTCATCCGGCTGCTGCGCGAGGCCGACTACGGCCTGCCGCTCCAGTTCGTCAACTACCGCTAG
- the rimO gene encoding 30S ribosomal protein S12 methylthiotransferase RimO yields the protein MTVRVRIVTLGCPKNEVDSEKMAALVALTGAELTADEDAADVTILNTCAFIREAAEEAIEHTLDLALRWKPAGEGRKLVVAGCLPSRYGRDLVAELPEVDAFIPVAEEHELLKYLFALSGLQPAPGDGPERAVVGPSAYLKVSDGCFRACAYCTIPAIRGRYRSTPLREIEHEARALVRARAREVVLVGQDISSWGRDLGGHETLADVVRTLGAIEDLDWLRLMYVQPDGITCDLLDAIATVPAVCRYLDLPLQHASRDVLRRMGRTGDAESHLALIARIREAVPGIVLRTSLIAGFPGETEADLALLEDFLEEARIDYAGVFAYSPEDGTPAARMRPRVPARERVARANRVRETADRIGFAKAAERVGETLEVLVDGVDEDGATVGRWRGQAPEVDGVVSLDGPASAGDIVRVRITDALGYDLAGERLKSR from the coding sequence ATGACCGTCCGCGTCCGCATCGTCACCCTCGGCTGCCCCAAGAACGAGGTCGACTCCGAGAAGATGGCCGCGCTCGTGGCGCTGACCGGCGCCGAGCTGACCGCCGACGAAGACGCCGCCGACGTCACCATCCTGAACACCTGCGCCTTCATCCGTGAGGCCGCCGAGGAGGCGATCGAGCACACCCTCGACCTCGCGCTGAGGTGGAAGCCGGCGGGCGAGGGGCGCAAGCTCGTCGTCGCGGGATGCCTGCCGTCCCGGTACGGCCGCGACCTCGTCGCGGAGCTGCCCGAGGTGGACGCGTTCATCCCGGTGGCCGAGGAGCACGAGCTGCTCAAGTACCTCTTCGCGCTGTCCGGCCTGCAGCCTGCGCCGGGCGACGGCCCGGAGCGTGCCGTGGTCGGACCGTCGGCGTACCTCAAGGTCAGCGACGGGTGCTTCCGCGCCTGCGCGTACTGCACCATCCCCGCCATCCGCGGCCGGTACCGCAGCACGCCGCTGCGCGAGATCGAGCACGAGGCGCGCGCGCTCGTCCGCGCACGCGCGCGCGAGGTCGTGCTCGTCGGCCAGGACATCTCCTCGTGGGGCAGGGACCTCGGCGGGCACGAGACGCTCGCCGACGTCGTCCGCACACTGGGCGCCATCGAGGACCTCGACTGGCTGCGCCTCATGTACGTCCAGCCCGACGGCATCACATGCGACCTGCTCGACGCCATCGCGACCGTGCCGGCCGTCTGCCGCTACCTCGACCTGCCGCTCCAGCACGCCTCGCGCGACGTCCTGCGCCGTATGGGCCGGACCGGCGACGCCGAGTCGCACCTCGCGCTCATCGCCCGCATCCGTGAGGCGGTCCCAGGCATCGTGCTGCGCACCTCGCTCATCGCGGGCTTCCCCGGCGAGACCGAGGCGGACCTCGCCCTCCTCGAGGACTTCCTCGAGGAAGCCCGCATCGACTACGCGGGCGTGTTCGCGTACTCGCCCGAGGACGGCACTCCGGCCGCCCGCATGCGGCCGCGCGTCCCCGCGCGCGAGCGCGTCGCGCGTGCGAACCGCGTTCGCGAGACCGCCGACCGCATCGGCTTCGCGAAGGCCGCCGAGCGGGTAGGGGAGACGCTCGAGGTGCTCGTGGACGGCGTGGACGAGGACGGTGCGACCGTCGGCCGTTGGCGGGGCCAGGCCCCCGAGGTCGACGGGGTGGTATCGTTGGACGGACCCGCCTCGGCGGGCGACATCGTACGCGTCCGCATCACCGACGCTCTCGGATACGACCTTGCCGGCGAGAGGCTGAAGTCCCGCTGA
- the pgsA gene encoding CDP-diacylglycerol--glycerol-3-phosphate 3-phosphatidyltransferase, with the protein MNAANRVTIARMVFIPVFLVVLLGEWISLVPEPAAWEAAKPWIAAVIFTVLAATDAVDGYLARSRNEVTTFGKFIDPLADKLLVTAALFALVDLDALPSWIAIVIVARELIVSGLRMVAVAEGKVIAASHFGKAKTVMQIVAITAFIVKDSALIGLDGAWLPVAVQWFSWAAMAAAVALTIWSMVAYFYHARDVLTGPWNAGRAS; encoded by the coding sequence ATGAACGCGGCCAACCGCGTGACCATCGCACGGATGGTCTTCATCCCAGTGTTCCTCGTCGTCCTGCTGGGCGAGTGGATCTCGCTCGTGCCCGAGCCGGCCGCCTGGGAGGCCGCGAAGCCGTGGATCGCCGCGGTCATCTTCACGGTGCTGGCCGCGACGGACGCGGTCGACGGCTACCTCGCGCGCAGCCGCAACGAGGTCACGACCTTCGGCAAGTTCATCGACCCGCTGGCCGACAAGCTCCTCGTCACAGCGGCGCTGTTCGCACTCGTGGACCTCGACGCGTTGCCGTCATGGATCGCGATCGTGATCGTCGCGCGCGAACTGATCGTCTCGGGACTGCGCATGGTCGCGGTCGCCGAGGGCAAGGTGATTGCCGCGTCGCATTTCGGCAAGGCCAAGACGGTGATGCAGATCGTGGCGATCACGGCGTTCATCGTGAAGGACTCGGCCCTCATCGGTCTCGACGGCGCCTGGCTGCCGGTAGCCGTGCAGTGGTTCTCGTGGGCCGCGATGGCCGCCGCGGTCGCGCTGACGATCTGGTCGATGGTCGCGTACTTCTACCACGCCCGCG